In the Zingiber officinale cultivar Zhangliang unplaced genomic scaffold, Zo_v1.1 ctg39, whole genome shotgun sequence genome, one interval contains:
- the LOC122037425 gene encoding traB domain-containing protein-like has translation MFTSARVRLLNSAESLLVPPIRCPRRGLTRYLPPLRRLLSIGPRPPPRFSASFCTSSHCLRPPMDPAGSASAGSDPFGVDDYVHVSKSSSNEAALYLESERSETFDSDLLPGAAEGRSSEVEPDASGLRLGEQEGSETAEKRVLPEKLAKGVVFLECESSAEGGSCDVYLVGTAHVSQESCKEVQAIISCLKPQVVFLELCASRVAILAPQNFQVPTMSEMIDMWKKKKMNTFGILYSWFLAKVAHKLEVLPGAEFRIAYEETMGYGGKIILGDRPVHITLKRTWGKMSLWARTKFLVNILFQTVFLPSTDELNKMLKDMDNVDMLTLVIQEMSKAFPTLMDTLLHERDMYMSSTLLKVAREHSSVVAVVGKGHLAGIKKNWKQPIEMKHLLEVPVRSAGPTRKTILASVAVGLTGIAAGVYLLAKR, from the exons ATGTTCACTTCCGCACGAGTCCGCCTCCTCAACTCGGCCGAGTCGCTCCTCGTGCCACCGATCCGGTGCCCTCGCCGTGGCTTAACTCGGTACCTTCCTCCTCTGCGACGTCTCCTGTCAATTGGTCCTCGCCCTCCTCCCCGCTTCTCCGCTTCGTTCTGTACTTCCAGCCACTGTCTCCGCCCTCCGATGGATCCCGCCGGATCCGCCTCTGCGGGGTCGGATCCTTTCGGCGTCGACGACTACGTTCACGTCTCCAAATCTTCGTCCAACGAGGCGGCGCTCTATTTGGAATCGGAACGATCCGAGACGTTCGACTCTGATCTCCTTCCCGGGGCCGCGGAAGGGCGATCCTCCGAGGTGGAGCCAGATGCGAGTGGCCTGCGATTGGGAGAGCAGGAGGGTTCTGAGACAGCGGAGAAAAGAGTGTTACCGGAGAAATTGGCGAAAGGCGTGGTGTTCTTGGAGTGCGAGTCGTCGGCCGAAGGTGGATCCTGCGATGTGTACCTCGTCGGAACCGCCCATGTTTCTCAG GAGTCTTGCAAAGAAGTTCAAGCCATCATCAGTTGCTTGAAGCCTCAG GTTGTTTTCCTGGAATTGTGTGCAAGCCGGGTTGCCATTTTGGCGCCCCAAAATTTTCAG GTTCCAACTATGAGTGAAATGATTGACATGTGGAAGAAAAAAAAGATGAATACTTTTGGAATTCTGTACAGCTGGTTTCTAGCCAAG GTTGCTCATAAACTAGAAGTTCTTCCAGGAGCTGAGTTCCGAATAGCATATGAAGAAACAATGGGTTATGGAGGCAAAATTATTCTGGGTGACCGTCCTGTTCAT ATTACCTTGAAAAGAACTTGGGGCAAGATGTCATTATGGGCTAGAACTAAATTCTTGGTCAACATACTTTTTCAGACAGTATTTTTACCAAGTACTGATGAACTAAATAAGATG CTGAAGGACATGGATAATGTTGACATGCTAACTCTTGTAATCCAAGAAATGAGCAAGGCATTCCCAACTCTAATGGACACTCTTCTTCATGAAAGAGATAT GTACATGTCCTCCACCTTACTAAAGGTTGCAAGAGAGCACTCTTCAGTTGTTGCAGTTGTCGGCAAAGGACATTTAGCTGGAATAAAGAAGAACTGGAAACAGCCCATTGAG ATGAAGCATCTTCTGGAAGTTCCAGTACGAAGTGCAGGACCAACAAGAAAAACAATTCTAGCATCTGTTGCAGTTGGATTGACTGGAATAGCTGCTGGTGTTTATCTTCTTGCTAAGAGATGA